The following is a genomic window from Haloterrigena salifodinae.
CTTCCGGAGTGTTAACCAACAATTTGAGATCGCTCCCAGGATCGTTGGTTAAGGCAAGCACCCTCCGGCAGAACTGCAGAAGAGAACACAAATTCGGGGGAGAGACCGAGATCTACCCACGGCTAGTGGCTACCTGGGTACGGTGACTTAGTCCCCACTATTGCGTTGCTCAGCATCGCTCGGTAAGTTATTCATTGATCTCTCTCAGCGCCTGTTCAGTCTTAATGGCTCTGTTGAAACTATCATATAGTGATAGATTCAGAACCTCCGCGTTCAGTACAGGTGAGAGCGTTACCAGCAGAGCCGTCGATCTATCTGCTGGCTGCTAAGAATCGCACGCTGAAGTTACTTGTCAACAATACCCGCACCAGAGTGTTTATACTGTGCTAAACGCGCATAGCACACATGACCGAGAGCGGCACTGTCGAACGGGTTTTTATCGCACCTGAAGCCGAAGCGGAGATGGAAGAACAGACCGACGTTGAAGCAGTTGCCGAACAGGGACTCCGCGGTGATCGCTACTTTAGCGAAATTGAGACGGGAACCTTCGTCGAGTGGGAGCCAGATGAGGAACGCCACGATGGGTACGACCTCACGTTGATCGAGCAAGAGGCTGTCACAGCAATCGAACGTGAAGCGGGCATCGAACTCGCACCGGGAGAACACCGACGAAACATCGAAACCCGCGATGTCGCACTCAATCATCTCGTTGGACAACGATTCCGAGTCGGTGACGCCATCTGTCGAGGGGATCGACTATGTGAACCGTGTAATCATCTGCAACGCATCACTCAGGACGGCGTATTGCAGGCACTCACTCATCGAGGTGGGCTCCGAGCGGACATTCTCGAAGACGGGATGATTCGCCCCGGGGACGTCATCGAACCGCTCGAATAATCCTCACTCTCTCGTTTAGAAACAGTTCGCATTCCTACTTGCGGCTGCCACATCTGGTGGACAATCGACCCGCTTGCAGATCGGGACGGTCGGGAGGAGGGGGAACGTGCGCCTACGGTAGCGCCGTCCGGAGATCCTCGCAGAGGTCATCGGCGTCTTCGAGGCCAACGGATACCCGGACCAGCGTCTCGGGAATCTCCGCTGACTCCTCACTACGACTGAACTCGTCTGGGATCATTAGTGACGGTACCTCAACAAGGCTCTCCACCCCGCCGAGACTCGCTCCCGGGGTGAATACCTCAAGCCCCTCGATGAACGCCTCGAGTTCGATGAGTGTACCGTCGAACTCGAATGACAGCATCCCGCTGTACCCCGACATCTGCTCACGCGCAAGATCGTGTTGCGGGTGGCTCTCGAGACCCGGATAGTAGACACGAGCGACCCGATCGTGGCTTTCGAGGAACCGGGCAACTGCCATCGCGTTCTGCTCGTGATGTTCCATCCGCGCGGGCAGCGTCTTGATGCCTCGCGTAACGAGGTAGCAGTCGAACGGCGAAAGCATATTCCCAAGCCCGACCCGCTGCGCGAACGCTAATTGCTCGAAAACCCCACTGTCGTCGGTGATAACGGCACCGCCGATCGAGTCGGAGTGCCCGTTGAGATACTTGGTGGTGCTGTGAACGACGACGTCAGCACCCAGTTCGAGTGGGGATTGGTAGTACGGACTCGCAAAGGTACTGTCTACGCTGAACAGGGCATCGTGGTCATCGGCGATGTCGGCTATCGTTTGGATATCGCATAACCTAATCAAGGGGTTCGACGGTGTTTCTGCCCAGATCAAGTCAGTGTCTGCGTTGACTGCATCGGCGACGTTGTCGAGATTACGGGCGTCAACAAAGTCGATGTCAACGCCGAGATGTCCGGCCATGTGTTCCGTGAGCAGTTTTTCGGTTCCACTATAGATGGTGTCCGAGGAGACGACGTGGCCTCCCGGAGGAACCAGCGACAGCATCGTCGTCGATGTGGCGGCCATTCCGGAGGCGAACACCAATCCATGCTCGCCGCCTTCGAGGCGGGCTAACTGCTCTTCGAGGGCTGCCCGCGTCGGATTGCTCTCGCGTGAATAGTCGTGTTCATTGGCATCTTCCCCGTTGGCCCACTCGAACGTAGTCGAAAGGTGGATCGGCGGGACGACGTCGTTCGTTCCATCTCTGTGAGGATGCGTCTCGGTGTCAGCTGCGCCGACTGCGATGGTCGCGAATCGATTCCTGTCGGACTGGCTATCGTGTCGTGTCATCAGATACTCACCACGGGACCGCTCGGACCCGATTTAGAGGGACGTTCATAGGAATGTTTTCAGTTACGAAGGATAAGCGTGAAGTTCCCGGCGAGGATGGCCAGGAACCCAGACCCGACTTAGACGTGGTCAGCGAGTCGTTGGTTGCTAACCATTGTCTGCTCTGAGGGGAAGCGTTTTGTTCGCGTGGACGAGTGAATCGTCCTGATGTATTTGGTGACGTTCCGCCTCGCTCCGGGTGAGTACGATGCGGAGTTTCACGAGTTGAATGACGCGATACAAGCAGCAGCTGAGGACACGGAGGGATATCTGGGCAAGCAGACGTGGCATGCACCGAATAGTGAGGAGGTCCTTGTCGTCTACTACTGGGAGTCGTTGGACGCACTCGAGTCGTTTGGAGCGGATGCGGACCACAAACGCGCGAAACAGCGGTGGACGGAGTGGTACGATGCGTATGAGGTCACCGTTACGGAAGTCGTTGAGACATATGGGAGCGGGTTCGGTGACGATGCGAGCCCACTCGTGTAGGGAATCACCGACTGGTTTGATTACTGAAGTCCGCAAGCGAATACCGAGTTCCTTCCTGTATCGGCAATTCAATAGCCTCGATCGAAATCTCCTGTTTCTGCAAGAGACGCGCGATGTATTCAGCACGAGCCAGCGAACATTATCAGTACCTACCAGAGATACCGACGTTCAGTTCGCACGTGTAGTGAGCGTGTGCTTCACGCTGAAATACATTTGGAAAATAGAATTTCAATAGAGCCGTCTCAAGGAGTGTCTCATACAGTTCGTCGACGGGAATCTGCTCGTTATCCACGGCGCCGCGTTCTGGGTGATACCCCTGATTACCGTACTCCGAGTCGGAACCGGATTGTCGAACCGAGATCTCAGTCGAGCTCAGGGACGTCCTGTGGACCGGGCTCGTCTGGCGTTATCGGTCCAGTACCTCGACGTCGGGATTCGCACCAGCTGGACCAGCGACTGCTTTCGCACGCTCGAGTTCGGGGCACTCTTGCTGGGCCTGCCGTTCGAGGGCGACTGCTCGACGACAGCGGTCGCTTCTCCTACCGTCGACAACGATGTCGTCATCCTCGATCGTGAACCGCTTGCCACGGTGATCGATCTGCTCGAGCATCAGTACGCGTCCTCCTGAGCCGTGTCTCGAGCGTCCGCCTGCAGGTGCTCGTACC
Proteins encoded in this region:
- a CDS encoding MOSC domain-containing protein; amino-acid sequence: MTESGTVERVFIAPEAEAEMEEQTDVEAVAEQGLRGDRYFSEIETGTFVEWEPDEERHDGYDLTLIEQEAVTAIEREAGIELAPGEHRRNIETRDVALNHLVGQRFRVGDAICRGDRLCEPCNHLQRITQDGVLQALTHRGGLRADILEDGMIRPGDVIEPLE
- a CDS encoding antibiotic biosynthesis monooxygenase family protein, whose product is MYLVTFRLAPGEYDAEFHELNDAIQAAAEDTEGYLGKQTWHAPNSEEVLVVYYWESLDALESFGADADHKRAKQRWTEWYDAYEVTVTEVVETYGSGFGDDASPLV
- a CDS encoding trans-sulfuration enzyme family protein; this translates as MTRHDSQSDRNRFATIAVGAADTETHPHRDGTNDVVPPIHLSTTFEWANGEDANEHDYSRESNPTRAALEEQLARLEGGEHGLVFASGMAATSTTMLSLVPPGGHVVSSDTIYSGTEKLLTEHMAGHLGVDIDFVDARNLDNVADAVNADTDLIWAETPSNPLIRLCDIQTIADIADDHDALFSVDSTFASPYYQSPLELGADVVVHSTTKYLNGHSDSIGGAVITDDSGVFEQLAFAQRVGLGNMLSPFDCYLVTRGIKTLPARMEHHEQNAMAVARFLESHDRVARVYYPGLESHPQHDLAREQMSGYSGMLSFEFDGTLIELEAFIEGLEVFTPGASLGGVESLVEVPSLMIPDEFSRSEESAEIPETLVRVSVGLEDADDLCEDLRTALP